A single Pagrus major chromosome 19, Pma_NU_1.0 DNA region contains:
- the LOC141014309 gene encoding cyclic nucleotide-gated channel beta-3-like: protein MFSRLKKLIGAPEPPPAPAAAPPSTPAPPAKEEKKVEEKKEEEKKKEEKKEEEKKEEEKKEEEKKEEEPKKEEPKPAPAPAAPAPAAPAPAAPAAPAAGDAANPEGAEGEEPPPPPVVYFRYTDDTLRKLVQRLRERTEELREKAIDPHASSPEISPPVTPLLRTDDYTRLMEERRIAKEEADKKKAEEAAKKAEEKKKKDEEKRLEAEKKAEEERLAEEAKKKAKILPDINCACFDVLLHPIEEMMDDVLGKTVDPLDYRYIAWLSLVSLAYNYNVWFVPARLAFPYHNESANPYWIICDILSDAVNVVDILLWQPRLQFVKAGDIIKERAVTKEHYRKSPRFKTDMISILPFDLLCLHFNFSSIYRLNRFIRLESFFEFSDRLENVMSKAYIWRVTRTTGYLLYVLHLNACLFYVASVHQGLGKTTWVYDGKGTAYIRCYYFAVRSLINIGGLPEPTTTFEISFQLSNFFIGVFVFSSLIGQMRDVIGAATAGETYFRASMDGCVEYMNTYSIPKEVQNRVRTWYNYTWTAQGMLDESELLDKMPLVMRTAIAVDVNLATFQKIALFQGCDQQMLVDMLLRLKSIVYLPGDFVVKKGDIGKEMYIIKSGAVQVVGGPDNSIVFVTLKAGCVFGEISLLQSAKDGGNRRTANVKAHGFANLFVLEKKDLFDILVHYPESQKVLARKGKKLTKAKGPAGAKTAEEKPKGLTLFGPKPPTPKLIRAFNVMKKMKKEEQRQ, encoded by the exons ATGTTCAGCAGGTTGAAGAAGTTGATCGGGGCTCCTGAGCCGCCCCCTGCCCCGGCTGCTGCCCCACCTTCTACCCCAGCTCCACCCGCTAAG gaggagaagaaagtagaagaaaagaaagaggaggagaagaaaaaggaggaaaagaaagaggaggagaagaaagaggaggaaaagaaagaagaagaaaagaaagaagaagagccCAAGAAGGAGGAGCCAAAACCAG CTCCTGCCCCAGCTGCTCCTGCCCCAGCTGCCCCTGCCCCAGCTGcccctgctgctcctgctgctggtgATGCTGCCAATCCAGAAGGGGCTGAAGG tgaagaacctcctcctccacctgttgTCTACTTCCGTTACACAGATGACACACTGAGAAAATTGGTCCAGAGGTTAAGGGAGCGGACTGAGGAGCTCAGAGAGAAGGCCATAGACCCTCACGCCTCTTCCCCAGAAATCAGCCCACCTGTCA CGCCTCTCCTGAGGACGGACGACTACACCAGGTTGATGGAAGAGAGGCGGATAGCGAAGGAAGAGGCGGACAAAAAGAAGGCAGAAGAGGCGGCTaaaaaggcagaggagaagaagaaaaaggacgAGGAGAAAAGACTGGAGGCCGAGaagaaagcagaggaggagaggctggcaGAGGAGGCCAAGAAGAAAGCAAAGATCCTCCCAGACATTAACTGCGCCTGCTTCGACGTCCTCCTCCATCCGATTGAAGAAATGATGGATGACGTCTTGGGAAAAACAGTAGATCCTTTAG ATTATCGGTATATCGCCTGGTTGTCCTTGGTATCGTTGGCATACAACTACAATGTTTGGTTCGTCCCCGCCCGCTTGGCCTTCCCTTACCACAACGAGAGCGCCAACCCCTACTGGATCATTTGTGACATTCTCAGTGACGCCGTGAATGTTGTTGACATCTTACTTTGGCAGCCCCGACTACAGTTTGTCAAAGCCGGGGACATTATT AAAGAAAGAGCTGTGACCAAGGAACATTATCGGAAATCACCACGATTCAAG ACTGATATGATCAGTATCCTCCCCTTTGACCTTCTCTGCCTGCACTTCAACTTCTCCTCCATCTACCGACTCAACCGCTTCATCAGG CTCGAGTCCTTCTTTGAGTTCAGCGATCGACTTGAAAACGTCATGTCCAAGGCCTACATCTGGAG AGTGACTCGCACCACAGGTTACCTGCTCTACGTGCTCCACCTCAACGCCTGTTTGTTTTACGTTGCCTCAGTACATCAGGGTCTTGGAAAGACTACATGGGTGTATGACGGAAAGGGCACAGC GTACATCCGCTGTTACTACTTCGCTGTCCGAAGTCTGATCAACATCGGCGGTCTTCCAGAGCCTACGACCACCTTTGAGATTTCCTTTCAGCTGTCGAACTTTTTCATTGGCGTCTTTGTGTTCTCCAGTTTGATTGGACAG ATGAGAGACGTCATCGGGGCAGCAACAGCAGGTGAGACATATTTTCGAGCGTCGATGGACGGCTGTGTTGAATACATGAACACCTACTCGATTCCCAAGGAGGTCCAGAACAGAGTGCGGACCTGGTACAACTACACCTGGACCGCTCAGGGCATGCTGG ATGAGTCCGAGCTGCTGGACAAGATGCCTCTGGTGATGAGAACTGCCATCGCTGTGGACGTCAACCTGGCCACCTTCCAGAAGATCGCACTGTTTCAG GGCTGTGACCAGCAGATGTTGGTGGACATGTTGCTGAGGCTCAAGTCAATCGTCTACCTACCTGGAGACTTTGTTGTCAAGAAA GGTGACATCGGTAAAGAGATGTACATCATCAAGAGTGGAGcggtgcaggtggtgggaggtCCTGACAACAGTATTGTGTTCGTCACGCTGAAGGCCGGCTGTGTGTTCGGAGAAATCAG TTTACTACAGTCTGCCAAAGATGGAGGAAACAGGCGCACAGCTAACGTGAAAGCACACGGCTTTGCTAACCTTTTCGTCCTGGAGAAGAAGGACTTGTTCGATATCCTCGTCCACTACCCAGAGTCTCAGAAAGTTCTGGCCAGGAAGGGAAA GAAACTGACAAAAGCCAAAGGCCCTGCAGGTGCTAAAACCGCTGAGGAGAAGCCGAAAGGTCTGACTCTGTTTGGACCGAAGCCACCGACACCCAAGTTAATCAGAGCATTTAACGTCATGAAGAAAATGAAG AAAGAGGAGCAAAGGCAATGA